In one window of Mesorhizobium sp. B2-1-1 DNA:
- a CDS encoding alpha-2-macroglobulin family protein yields MAMRAARRLSFLILLFFAWANVLAWGNVAQAAEARRVATTDNSDYFGFDLRSDQNVTLDQCKTTCLGDPACRAFTYNTKAKWCFLKSDYNQLKPFNGAVAGKVVNIDGDPDIGAPPELAFFPNWMADQAQQYRNRLLGPAYDRPTEGMAALTTAAEQAVLTGDHRTAVQKYEAAVSVMPDDGQLWLNLARETLAVQPAANTSEASTLPANGTSAAFNAYKLLRTARTRAETLALIGSGLDKRDLYRPALQAYEASLALVPSPAVQADYSDLKARKGFRVIDHTVDADTSAPRICAQFSEELVKTGVDYAQFVTVDKQPPKGVEAKDKQICVEGLEHGQHYDVTFRAGLPAAIGEVTAAPVVLSIYVQDRAPSARFTGDSFVLPAGARRGIPVVTVNMNAAEMKLYRIGDRSLAQLLSGYQFLHQLDSYDISNISEQMGEPVWEGQLDIANDLNKEVTTSFPVDEALPRRKPGVYVLTAQAVSEKSDDYNSMATQWFVVSDIGLSTYTGQDGLNVYARSLGSAKPIAGAELTLVARNNEILGTATSDADGHAVFNPGLTRGDGGMVPAVLMARQGDNDFVFLDMARAGFDLSDRGVTGRAAPGALDIYAWTERGIYRAGEEVHVAALARDGAAKAVENLPLTFIFSRPDGVEDRRVVSDGASAGGHAVDLPLQPNAMRGTWSVSIYTDPKQPAVASQMFLVEDFVPDRIEFDMKADKQEIAQGETANITVDGRFLYGAPAAGLALEGELTLSTARDWDRFNGYSFGLADEQSSEPTVIPFTDLPVVGEDGKATFPVSVEQLPSTTKLIDAKVTVRMRETGGRAIERSLNIGIRPQGHMIGIRPDFADDEVPQGGTAKFSLIAVDPDGQREALKGAQWSLVKVERNYQWYRSNNSWNYEPVTFTKSIANGQVDLGADGEATVSIPVDWGRYRLEVETADPEGPATSYEFDGGWYVSSTTTETPDGLEIALDKDNYAAGEVARLKVSPHFAGELLVNIGSDKLLKTVTASVPAGGGTVDIPVGDDWGAGAYVTATLFRPGDAQESRMPARAIGVKWLKVDPGSKKLAVTLTPPDKTMPRQQLSIPVAVAGVEPGSNAYVTVAAVDVGILNLTNYKAPDPENWFFGQRMLGMEIRDLYGGLIDGSLGTMGKLRTGGDGANMQAQGSPPTEKLVAFFSGPVQLDADGKARVDFDIPQFNGTVRVMAVAWTKEAVGHAQSDVIVRDPVVITAGLPRFLAPGDAAVMRLDIADTDGPAGDYALSIDTTGDLSTGDKPLPQKLTLAQGKRQTLTVPLIAQTAGNASLTIKLAHADGTKVEQTLYVPVRPAQLPVTTRLVVDLKGNGGALRVDKELLAASLLDGASVSVGVSQAAAFDVPSLLMTLDRYPYGCAEQTTSRAMPLLYVNEMASGVGMESDPELRGRIQDAIYKVLSYQASGGSFGLWGPGSGDLWLDAYVTDFLTRAREQKYDVPALAMNQALGNLQNSLGYDQDVQDRGSEIAYALYVLARNKKASIGDLRYYADTQLEAFTSPMAVAQLAASLALYGDAQRSEATFQTALRLAKSSTDYDYYRSDYGSALRDGAAMLALAAESKPAPTIVPELIKLVTKQRAEVRWTSTQDESWMLLAARALKEGNDSITLSVNGAPHSGGYSSQVNGSDLADSPLTIANTGKTPLQAVVTTVASPVQPLPAGGDGFTIERTYYKLDGTEANVTEATQNERYVVVLKVNEQNNWPSRLLITDLLPAGFEIDNPGLVSSAQLSNFSWLAQTDAAHLEFRDDRFVAAFNPSDGDHDHNLTLAYVVRAVTPGIYAHPAATVEDMYRPQYSARTATGMMEVKAP; encoded by the coding sequence ATGGCAATGCGCGCGGCTCGTCGTCTGTCTTTCCTGATCCTTCTCTTCTTCGCCTGGGCCAATGTCTTGGCCTGGGGTAACGTCGCGCAAGCGGCCGAAGCACGGCGAGTCGCAACGACCGACAATTCCGACTATTTCGGTTTCGACCTCCGGTCCGACCAGAACGTCACGCTCGATCAATGCAAGACCACCTGCCTGGGCGATCCCGCCTGCCGCGCCTTCACCTATAACACCAAGGCCAAATGGTGCTTCCTCAAATCCGATTATAACCAGTTGAAGCCCTTCAACGGCGCGGTCGCGGGCAAGGTCGTCAATATCGACGGCGACCCCGACATCGGCGCACCGCCGGAACTCGCCTTCTTCCCCAACTGGATGGCTGACCAGGCCCAGCAATACCGTAACCGGCTGCTCGGCCCGGCCTATGACAGGCCGACCGAGGGCATGGCCGCGCTGACCACGGCGGCCGAGCAGGCGGTGCTCACCGGCGATCATCGCACTGCCGTGCAGAAATACGAGGCCGCGGTCTCTGTCATGCCCGACGATGGCCAGCTCTGGCTCAACCTGGCGCGCGAAACGCTTGCCGTGCAGCCGGCGGCCAACACATCCGAGGCCTCCACCTTGCCGGCAAACGGTACGTCGGCCGCCTTCAATGCCTACAAGCTCCTGCGTACAGCCAGGACGCGGGCGGAGACGCTGGCGCTCATCGGCTCCGGCCTCGACAAGCGCGACCTCTATCGCCCCGCCCTGCAGGCCTATGAAGCCAGCCTTGCCCTGGTACCTTCGCCTGCGGTCCAGGCCGACTATTCCGATCTCAAGGCTCGCAAGGGTTTCCGCGTCATCGACCACACCGTCGATGCCGACACCAGCGCCCCGCGCATCTGCGCCCAATTCTCCGAGGAACTGGTCAAGACCGGCGTCGATTACGCACAATTCGTCACCGTCGACAAGCAGCCGCCCAAAGGCGTTGAAGCCAAGGACAAGCAGATTTGCGTCGAAGGACTGGAACACGGCCAGCATTATGACGTGACCTTCCGCGCCGGCCTGCCGGCCGCCATCGGCGAAGTGACCGCCGCGCCCGTCGTGCTGTCGATCTATGTGCAGGACCGTGCGCCTTCGGCCCGCTTCACCGGCGACAGCTTCGTGCTGCCGGCCGGCGCGCGCCGCGGCATCCCCGTCGTCACTGTCAACATGAACGCCGCCGAGATGAAGCTCTATCGCATCGGCGACCGCTCGCTGGCCCAGCTTCTGTCCGGCTACCAGTTCCTGCATCAGCTCGACAGCTACGACATCTCAAACATTTCCGAGCAGATGGGCGAGCCGGTCTGGGAAGGCCAGCTCGACATCGCCAACGACCTGAACAAGGAGGTCACCACCTCCTTCCCGGTCGACGAGGCGCTGCCGCGGCGCAAGCCCGGCGTCTATGTGCTGACTGCCCAGGCTGTCAGCGAGAAGAGCGACGACTACAACTCGATGGCCACGCAATGGTTCGTCGTTTCCGACATCGGCCTCTCGACCTATACCGGTCAGGACGGGCTCAATGTCTATGCCCGTTCGCTGGGCAGCGCCAAGCCGATAGCGGGCGCCGAACTGACGCTGGTTGCCCGCAACAACGAGATCCTCGGCACCGCGACTTCGGATGCCGATGGTCATGCCGTGTTCAATCCCGGCCTAACACGCGGCGACGGCGGCATGGTGCCGGCCGTGCTGATGGCCAGGCAGGGCGATAACGACTTTGTCTTCCTCGACATGGCCCGCGCCGGTTTCGACCTGTCCGACCGCGGCGTCACTGGACGCGCAGCGCCGGGCGCGCTCGATATCTACGCCTGGACCGAGCGCGGCATCTACCGCGCCGGCGAGGAGGTGCATGTTGCGGCTCTTGCCCGTGACGGCGCCGCCAAGGCGGTCGAGAACCTGCCGCTGACCTTCATCTTCTCGCGCCCGGACGGCGTCGAGGATCGCCGCGTCGTCAGCGATGGCGCGTCAGCCGGCGGGCACGCCGTCGATCTGCCGCTCCAGCCAAACGCCATGCGCGGCACCTGGTCGGTATCGATCTATACCGATCCCAAGCAACCGGCCGTCGCCAGCCAGATGTTCCTGGTCGAGGATTTCGTGCCGGACCGCATCGAATTCGACATGAAGGCCGACAAGCAGGAGATCGCGCAGGGCGAAACCGCCAACATCACCGTCGACGGCCGCTTTCTCTATGGCGCACCGGCTGCTGGCCTCGCGCTCGAAGGCGAACTGACCCTGTCGACCGCGCGTGACTGGGACCGCTTCAACGGCTATTCCTTTGGCCTTGCCGACGAGCAGTCGTCGGAACCGACCGTCATCCCGTTCACCGATCTTCCGGTGGTCGGCGAGGATGGCAAGGCGACCTTCCCGGTCTCCGTCGAGCAACTGCCGTCGACCACGAAGCTCATCGACGCCAAGGTGACGGTCCGTATGCGTGAGACCGGCGGCCGCGCAATCGAGCGCTCGCTTAATATCGGCATCCGCCCGCAAGGCCACATGATCGGCATCCGGCCGGACTTTGCCGATGATGAAGTGCCGCAGGGCGGCACGGCGAAATTCAGCCTGATCGCCGTCGACCCCGACGGCCAGCGCGAGGCGCTGAAAGGTGCGCAATGGTCGCTGGTCAAGGTCGAGCGCAATTACCAGTGGTACCGCTCCAACAACTCATGGAATTACGAACCCGTCACCTTCACCAAATCGATCGCCAATGGCCAAGTCGACCTTGGCGCCGACGGCGAGGCGACAGTGTCGATCCCGGTCGACTGGGGCCGCTACCGGCTCGAGGTCGAGACAGCGGATCCGGAAGGACCCGCGACCAGTTATGAGTTCGATGGCGGCTGGTATGTCTCCTCCACCACTACCGAAACGCCTGATGGTCTCGAGATCGCCCTCGACAAGGACAATTATGCCGCCGGCGAAGTGGCCAGGCTCAAGGTCTCGCCGCACTTTGCCGGCGAACTTCTGGTCAACATCGGTTCCGACAAGCTGTTGAAGACCGTCACGGCGTCGGTGCCGGCCGGCGGCGGCACGGTCGACATCCCGGTCGGCGACGACTGGGGCGCCGGCGCCTATGTTACGGCAACCCTGTTCCGGCCTGGCGACGCGCAGGAAAGCCGCATGCCGGCCCGCGCCATCGGCGTGAAATGGCTGAAGGTCGATCCGGGCTCGAAGAAGCTCGCCGTCACCCTTACCCCGCCGGACAAGACCATGCCGCGCCAGCAGCTGTCGATCCCGGTCGCGGTCGCCGGCGTAGAGCCCGGCAGCAACGCCTATGTCACTGTCGCCGCCGTCGATGTCGGCATCCTCAACCTGACCAACTACAAGGCGCCGGATCCTGAGAATTGGTTTTTCGGCCAGCGCATGCTGGGCATGGAAATCCGTGATCTCTACGGCGGCCTGATCGACGGCTCTCTCGGTACTATGGGCAAGCTCAGGACCGGCGGCGACGGCGCCAACATGCAGGCGCAGGGCAGTCCGCCGACCGAAAAGCTGGTCGCCTTCTTCTCCGGCCCGGTGCAGCTCGATGCCGACGGCAAAGCACGCGTCGACTTCGATATTCCGCAGTTCAACGGCACGGTTCGCGTCATGGCCGTCGCCTGGACCAAGGAAGCGGTCGGCCACGCCCAGTCGGACGTGATCGTGCGCGATCCGGTGGTGATCACCGCCGGCCTGCCGCGCTTCCTGGCGCCCGGCGACGCCGCCGTCATGCGGCTCGACATTGCGGACACCGACGGTCCGGCCGGCGACTATGCGCTGTCGATCGACACGACGGGGGACCTCTCGACGGGCGACAAGCCCCTGCCCCAGAAACTGACGCTGGCGCAGGGCAAGCGCCAGACCCTGACCGTGCCGCTGATCGCACAGACGGCAGGCAATGCCTCGCTCACCATCAAGCTGGCGCACGCCGACGGCACCAAGGTCGAGCAGACGCTCTACGTGCCGGTGCGTCCGGCGCAATTGCCGGTCACCACCCGCTTGGTGGTCGACCTCAAGGGCAATGGCGGCGCGCTGCGCGTCGACAAGGAGCTTTTGGCGGCAAGCCTGCTCGACGGCGCTTCGGTCAGTGTCGGCGTTTCGCAGGCGGCGGCCTTCGATGTGCCTTCGCTCCTGATGACGCTCGACCGCTATCCCTATGGCTGCGCCGAGCAGACCACCAGCCGGGCGATGCCCCTGCTCTATGTCAACGAAATGGCCTCGGGCGTCGGCATGGAGAGCGATCCCGAGCTGCGTGGCCGCATCCAGGACGCGATCTACAAGGTGCTGAGCTACCAGGCTTCGGGCGGCAGCTTCGGCCTGTGGGGCCCGGGCTCCGGCGATCTGTGGCTCGACGCCTATGTCACCGACTTCCTGACCAGGGCGCGCGAGCAGAAATACGACGTGCCGGCGCTCGCCATGAACCAGGCACTGGGCAATCTTCAGAACTCGCTTGGGTACGATCAGGACGTCCAGGACCGCGGCAGCGAGATCGCCTACGCGCTCTATGTGCTCGCCCGCAACAAGAAGGCCTCGATCGGCGATCTGCGCTATTACGCGGACACCCAGCTCGAGGCCTTCACCAGCCCGATGGCTGTCGCCCAGCTGGCGGCGAGCCTGGCGCTCTATGGCGACGCCCAGCGTTCGGAAGCGACCTTCCAGACGGCGCTGCGGCTCGCCAAGTCGAGCACGGACTATGACTATTATCGGTCGGACTATGGCTCGGCGCTGCGGGACGGCGCCGCGATGCTGGCGCTGGCGGCGGAATCAAAACCGGCGCCGACGATCGTGCCGGAATTGATCAAGCTGGTGACCAAACAACGCGCCGAGGTCCGCTGGACCAGCACCCAGGATGAATCCTGGATGCTGCTGGCGGCCCGGGCACTGAAGGAAGGCAATGATTCGATCACGCTTTCCGTCAATGGCGCGCCGCATTCCGGCGGCTATTCCAGCCAGGTCAACGGCAGCGATCTGGCCGACAGCCCGCTCACCATCGCCAACACCGGCAAGACCCCGCTGCAGGCCGTCGTCACCACCGTGGCGTCGCCGGTACAGCCCTTGCCGGCGGGAGGTGACGGCTTCACTATCGAGCGCACCTACTACAAGCTCGACGGCACCGAAGCCAATGTGACGGAGGCAACCCAGAACGAACGCTATGTCGTCGTGCTCAAGGTCAACGAACAGAACAACTGGCCTTCGCGCCTTTTGATTACCGACCTTTTGCCGGCCGGCTTCGAGATCGACAATCCCGGCCTGGTCTCCAGCGCGCAATTGTCGAACTTCTCCTGGCTGGCGCAGACCGACGCCGCGCATCTGGAATTCCGCGACGACCGTTTCGTCGCCGCCTTCAACCCCAGCGACGGCGACCACGACCACAATCTGACGCTCGCCTATGTCGTGCGCGCCGTGACGCCGGGCATCTACGCCCATCCGGCCGCAACGGTGGAGGATATGTACCGGCCGCAATATTCGGCCCGTACCGCCACCGGCATGATGGAGGTCAAGGCGCCGTAA
- a CDS encoding autotransporter assembly complex protein TamA — MPAYERQMSGGTEPKRVLSRALLLAVICCSLIAGLGPAAAFEIFGIKLWGSSSDEDADIVDPMRYAVTISAPDADKDLVKKLENASALKSDEDHPVSGSLGLMAKARSDREQLVAALYADARYEGVVTITIEGKPLDELPPDAEFKGPQPIPVAVNIAAGPKFTLGDIRLEGDAAGLMSADYGLISGGDAGSGAVLKAEALIVRTLKEQGRPLAEVTSRHIVADHDTSTLDVTLTVAAGPVAGYGATTVEGTEKVDRDFTEYMTGLKRGRQYSPQEIDDARDRLLALEVFNSVTFKEADKLDAEGNIPIGVQVSERKPRYFGLGGTFSNTEGLGLEGYWGHRNLFGRAEKLRIDGAISGIGSNDLSELNYNAGIMFEKPGVIGPASKFFAGIKTVLEHPDAYDHFSVKGNTGLSYELTKNQTVSAEVALDYSRIHDSFGKHKYLIASIPLQYVYDNRDVRLNPTKGFRLLAYAEPSYDILSGAAFLKLKGEGSAYQSLDTASKFVLAERVALGSIVGTSLQNVPADRRFYSGGGGSVRGYAYQGIGPKDFTGQPIGGLSFFETSVEMRIAITDTIGIVPFVDAGTVSTKSFPDFSDVKVGAGVGLRYVTPFGPLRIDAAVPLNRDPGDPHFGIYAGIGQAF, encoded by the coding sequence ATGCCGGCGTATGAAAGGCAGATGTCAGGGGGTACCGAGCCAAAGCGCGTGCTTTCGCGCGCGCTGCTTCTGGCCGTGATCTGCTGCTCGCTGATCGCCGGGCTGGGACCGGCGGCCGCCTTCGAAATCTTCGGCATCAAGCTGTGGGGCTCATCGAGCGATGAGGATGCCGACATCGTCGATCCGATGCGCTACGCCGTGACCATCTCCGCGCCCGACGCCGACAAGGACCTGGTAAAAAAGCTCGAAAACGCCTCGGCGCTGAAGAGCGACGAAGACCATCCCGTCTCCGGCTCGCTCGGTCTGATGGCCAAGGCGCGCAGCGATCGAGAACAGCTTGTGGCGGCGCTCTACGCCGATGCCCGCTACGAAGGCGTCGTCACCATCACCATCGAGGGCAAGCCGCTGGACGAATTGCCGCCGGACGCCGAATTCAAGGGTCCGCAGCCCATTCCCGTGGCCGTCAACATCGCCGCGGGTCCCAAATTCACCCTCGGCGATATCCGGCTGGAGGGTGACGCCGCTGGACTGATGAGCGCCGATTACGGCCTGATATCAGGCGGCGACGCTGGGTCTGGCGCGGTGCTCAAGGCCGAGGCGCTGATCGTGCGCACGCTGAAGGAGCAGGGCAGGCCGCTGGCCGAGGTGACCAGCAGGCACATCGTCGCCGACCATGACACGTCGACCCTCGACGTGACGCTGACGGTTGCTGCCGGGCCAGTCGCCGGCTATGGCGCGACCACGGTGGAAGGCACCGAGAAGGTCGACCGCGACTTCACCGAATACATGACCGGGCTGAAACGTGGCCGGCAATACTCGCCTCAGGAGATCGACGATGCGCGCGACAGGCTGCTGGCGCTCGAGGTCTTCAACAGCGTGACTTTCAAGGAGGCCGACAAGCTCGATGCCGAGGGCAACATTCCGATCGGTGTCCAGGTCAGCGAGCGCAAGCCGCGTTATTTCGGGCTGGGCGGCACCTTCTCGAATACGGAAGGGCTGGGGCTGGAGGGGTATTGGGGCCATCGCAACCTGTTCGGCCGGGCCGAGAAGCTGCGCATCGACGGAGCCATCAGCGGCATCGGCAGCAATGACCTGTCCGAATTGAACTACAATGCCGGCATCATGTTCGAGAAACCCGGCGTGATCGGGCCGGCATCTAAATTCTTCGCCGGCATCAAGACCGTGCTCGAACATCCCGACGCCTACGACCATTTCTCGGTCAAGGGCAACACCGGCCTGTCCTATGAACTGACCAAGAACCAAACCGTGTCGGCCGAGGTCGCGCTCGACTATTCACGCATCCACGATTCCTTTGGCAAACATAAATACCTGATCGCCAGCATCCCGCTGCAATATGTCTATGACAACAGGGACGTCAGGCTGAACCCGACCAAGGGTTTCAGGTTGCTGGCCTATGCCGAGCCGAGCTACGACATATTGAGCGGTGCCGCCTTCCTCAAGCTGAAGGGCGAGGGATCGGCCTATCAGTCGCTGGATACCGCTTCGAAATTCGTGCTGGCGGAACGTGTCGCACTTGGCTCGATCGTCGGCACCAGCCTGCAGAACGTGCCTGCCGACCGGCGTTTCTATTCCGGCGGCGGCGGCTCGGTGCGCGGCTATGCCTATCAGGGCATCGGCCCCAAGGATTTCACCGGCCAGCCGATCGGCGGCCTGTCCTTCTTCGAGACCTCGGTTGAAATGCGTATCGCCATCACCGACACGATCGGCATCGTGCCGTTCGTCGATGCCGGCACGGTATCGACCAAGTCGTTCCCCGATTTTTCCGACGTCAAGGTGGGCGCCGGCGTCGGCTTGCGCTATGTGACGCCATTCGGGCCGCTGCGTATCGACGCCGCCGTGCCGCTCAACCGCGACCCAGGCGACCCTCATTTCGGCATCTATGCCGGCATTGGTCAAGCGTTTTGA